TAGAATGGAAAAGAAGTGAAATAACAGCAATTAATGAAATGAAACGTCATTATGCAGCTTATTTTAAAGGATTAAGAGGAATTAAACAATATAGAATGCGACTTGTTCAGTCTAGTAGTTCACAAGAAGTATTTGATATTCTAAACGAAATTGAAACTCAATATGCAGGAATAGAGTTTGTCCACGAATATTAATCAATAAAATTACCAAACAGACAAAATGTCTGTTCTACATTAAACCAAAAATATCATGAAATTTATCAAATCTGTTTTTCCAGTCATTACATTAGCTGTTTTGTTTTTATTTTCTTCTTGTGATGAAAACAATATTTATAGAAATCATGAAGACGTAAATTCGGTAGGTTTTAAGTGGAATATGAGCGATGAGAAAACCTATAAAGTAAATGTAGAAGAAGCAGGAATGTATGATATTTCGATAGAATTACGTCACGGAATAGCCATTCCTTATCAAAACCTTTTACTTACACTTACTTACGAAACGCCAGATGGAAAAGCATCTGAAGAAAAAGTAGATTTTACATTACGTGATGCTGGTGGACGTGCAGTAGGCGAAGGTGTAGGCGAAACATATGATACAAGACAAGTGGTGATGTCTAATTCCGAATTAGAAAAGGGAACATATACTTTCAAAATAAAACACGCAATGCCAAAACAAGATCCTATAAATCCAGTCTTGGAAGTCGGTTTGGTAGTGGATAAAGTAAAGAAATAAATCTGTAGCGTACCTTTTAAGGTGCGAAAATGTAATGTAGCCTTTAGGCTGCGATTTATGATTAGATAAAATAACTATGAATCTTCAACTCATTCCTGCCATTGATTTAATTGATGGTAAATGTGTTCGTCTTACGCATGGCGATTATGACACACAAAAGATATACAATTCAGACCCTTTAGACCAAGCCAAAATCTTTGAAGACAAGGGAATAAAACGTCTTCATATAGTAGATTTGGATGGCGCAAAAGCTGGACAACCAAAACACTTACAAATTCTAGAAAAAATTGCTTCTCAAACTGATTTAGTTATCGATTTTGGTGGAGGAATCCGTCATTCTGATTCTATTAAAAGTATTCTTTCTAGTGGTGCTAAAATGGTAAGTGTA
This is a stretch of genomic DNA from Bernardetia sp. MNP-M8. It encodes these proteins:
- a CDS encoding gliding motility lipoprotein GldH gives rise to the protein MKFIKSVFPVITLAVLFLFSSCDENNIYRNHEDVNSVGFKWNMSDEKTYKVNVEEAGMYDISIELRHGIAIPYQNLLLTLTYETPDGKASEEKVDFTLRDAGGRAVGEGVGETYDTRQVVMSNSELEKGTYTFKIKHAMPKQDPINPVLEVGLVVDKVKK